One window of Burkholderia thailandensis E264 genomic DNA carries:
- a CDS encoding FHA domain-containing protein, whose product MENGFSGETSLLRARHVLGRDPQRCDTVISDPYVSRIHASICWTAGRWELHDHGRNGTFVSGRFVGEGECVVLRDGDLLQFGSAGSVRWRARELGEPVDMLWPLRSPAQPIALDRAQALPGAAFTVSRSAQGDWLCDDTTPARVLHDGDAVTCGEFAWQLVLAHRNVTAALPRAAQAATLPQRVDFTVSRDEEHVTATLHTRGGAVDLGARAHHYCLVTLARARFADAQAGYDAASRGWIELDVLARMLGLDESHVNVQIHRARTQFLPLLSPGSAELVERRRGGVRFGALAFRVVRGDRLECESAEAGASAPLPDPLARGAATFVSPVALG is encoded by the coding sequence TTGGAAAACGGCTTTTCCGGGGAAACCAGTTTGCTGCGCGCGCGCCACGTATTGGGTCGCGATCCGCAGCGTTGCGACACGGTCATCTCCGATCCGTACGTATCGCGCATTCACGCCAGCATCTGCTGGACGGCGGGGCGCTGGGAACTGCACGATCACGGGCGAAACGGCACGTTCGTGTCCGGGCGATTCGTCGGCGAGGGCGAGTGCGTGGTGCTGCGCGACGGCGATCTGCTCCAGTTCGGCAGCGCGGGTTCCGTTCGCTGGCGCGCGCGCGAGTTGGGCGAGCCCGTCGACATGCTATGGCCGCTGCGCTCGCCCGCGCAGCCGATCGCGCTCGATCGCGCGCAGGCGCTGCCGGGCGCCGCGTTCACCGTCAGCCGCTCCGCGCAGGGCGACTGGCTCTGCGACGACACGACGCCCGCACGCGTGCTGCACGACGGCGACGCGGTGACCTGCGGCGAATTCGCGTGGCAACTGGTGCTTGCCCATCGCAACGTGACGGCCGCGCTGCCGCGCGCGGCGCAGGCGGCGACGCTGCCGCAGCGCGTCGACTTCACGGTGAGCCGCGACGAGGAGCATGTGACGGCGACGCTGCATACGCGCGGCGGCGCGGTCGATCTCGGCGCGCGCGCCCATCACTATTGTCTCGTGACGCTCGCGCGCGCGCGCTTCGCCGATGCGCAAGCGGGCTACGACGCGGCTTCGCGGGGCTGGATCGAACTCGACGTGCTCGCGCGGATGCTCGGCCTCGACGAATCGCACGTCAACGTGCAGATCCATCGCGCCCGCACGCAGTTCCTGCCGCTCCTGTCTCCCGGCTCCGCCGAACTCGTCGAGCGCCGCCGCGGCGGCGTGCGCTTCGGTGCGCTGGCATTCCGCGTCGTGCGCGGCGATCGGCTCGAATGCGAGTCGGCCGAGGCCGGCGCTTCGGCGCCGCTGCCCGATCCGCTCGCGCGCGGCGCGGCGACGTTCGTGTCGCCCGTCGCGCTCGGCTGA